The genome window GCTTGCTGGCGCTCGTCGCGCTCAGCAGCATGGTCTCCTCGTCGAGGTAGGCGGCGACGGCGCCCTGCGCCTGCTGGGCGAGGCGTCCGGTCTCGAACCGGACGGTGCGGGTGCCGAAGCGTCCATTGTCGAGGACGGCTTCGGCGAATTTGATTTCGGGACCTTCCAAGAGGTCTTTCTCCTTTGTTTAACGTCGCAGCCCCGTCTGGGCGCGACTCCACAATGCCCGGCTGCGCCGTGTGCGCAGCGTGGGCTCAGGAGCGAGCAGGCAGTTCGACACGACTCTCGTGTACGCGGCATCCCATGCGGGTGCGTGGGCTGAGCCCGTCTGGCCATCAGTAGAAATACACGGTTGCGGTTGTGCCTCTCGCACAGCGCATCCGGATACCACCACCGAGGACCAGCTCCTGCCAGCCTGCTCCGGCGGCCGGCATTCGGCCGACCAGCAGAATCCTATCAGTCGTGGTGGTCGGAACGCCTGAATTCCGGTATCAGAGCGCGAGCACGGCCCGCGCGGCCTCCGCCAGGGCGACGCCGTAGGAGGGACCGTGCCCGGCGGCGTGCACGGCGAGCGGGTGCAGCTGGTGCAGCGGGACGCGCTCCCGCCAGCCGGCGCGCAGCGGCCGGGCGGCGTCGTAGCCGGCGAGGATGGCGTCGAGGTGGGGCGCGCCGAACAGGGCGAGCATGGCCAGGTCGGTCTCGCGGTGGCCGCCGTGCGCGGCCGGGTCGATCAGGACCGCGCCCTCCGGCGACCAGAGCACGTTGCCGGTCCAGAGGTCGCCGTGCAGGCGCGCGGGAGGCTCGTCGTCGTCGAAGTCGCCCGCCTCCACCCGCGCCAGGGCGGCCTCCACGACCTCCCGCTGCCGCTCGGTCAGATTGCGGGCGGCGATGGCGGGATCGAGGTACGGGCGGACGCGGTCGCGCGCGTAGAACCGGCCCCAGCTGGACTCGCGGGCGATCGGGAGCGGGCGGCGGCCGATGAAGAGCGGGCCGTCCCAGCCGTCGGGCGGGGCGCCGAAGGCCGCGGCGCCTGCGGTGTGCGTGGCCGCGAGTGCGGCGCCGAACGCGCGAGCGGCGTCGGCGGTGGGCCGGGCCTCCTGCACGTGCTCCAGCTCGATCCGGCCGGGACCGACGTCCGCGACGCGCACCACCCGGGCGCCGCCGTCGCGCTCGGCCTCCCCCAGCCAGCGCAGCCCCGCCGCCTCCGCCTCGAAGAACCGGGGCGGCGCGTCGGGGCGTTCCTTCACGATCGTGCGCACGCGATCCACCGTACTCAGGCGGCCCGCACACCGCGTACGATGCTGCGCATGGACGACGGCGTCGGCACGGTCGAGGGCTCCCCGCACCCCGGTTTGCGTCCCGTGGTGGACGCCTCCTGGCGGCGCGCGGAACAGGCGCACCTGGATCCCGCCGTGGCCGCCCCGCTGGTGCTCGACGGTCCGGGCCTCGAGGACGCCAGGCGCGCGCACCCCATCGCCGCCGCGCTCCCGGTGATCCGGCAGCTGCTGGTGCGCGACGCCGAACCGGACAGCCGCGTGGTCGTCGCGGTCGGCGACGCGCGCGGCCGGCTGCTCTGGGTGGAGGGCGACCCGGTGCTGCGCCGGCGCGCGGAGTCGATGCTGTTCGTCCCGGGGGCCGCGTGGGCGGAGGGCGACGTCGGCACGTCCGCGCCGGGCACGGCCCTCGCGATCGGCGACGGCGTGCAGATCCGCGGCGCCGAGCACTTCGCCCAGGACGTCAAGCCGTGGAGCTGCACCGCGGTCCCGGTGCGCGACCCGGAGACCGGCGACATCATCGGCGTGATCGACGTGACCGGCGGCGACCAGGTGGCCGAGCCGCACGTGC of Leifsonia shinshuensis contains these proteins:
- a CDS encoding fructosamine kinase family protein, which gives rise to MVKERPDAPPRFFEAEAAGLRWLGEAERDGGARVVRVADVGPGRIELEHVQEARPTADAARAFGAALAATHTAGAAAFGAPPDGWDGPLFIGRRPLPIARESSWGRFYARDRVRPYLDPAIAARNLTERQREVVEAALARVEAGDFDDDEPPARLHGDLWTGNVLWSPEGAVLIDPAAHGGHRETDLAMLALFGAPHLDAILAGYDAARPLRAGWRERVPLHQLHPLAVHAAGHGPSYGVALAEAARAVLAL